CTAAAGATTGATCTATTTATTGTGCTACATGAGCAGCACCTGTGCTATCTCAGGCAAGGGAGGAAATGCAGTACAACCATTTATCCACAAGAGGTCACTGTTGTTTAGATTTAGTTTCTGCTCCAAGCAGAAGAGAGCAGGGACTTGTCCAGACACTCCTGTTCTCTCTCATCTCATGTCTGCCTTCACTCCTGAATGCAGCAATTGTTCACCATCGGGATGAGCTGCCTTGTGTTTAATTCTTTGTCTATTCAAAGAGCTTTTCAAAGTAGCGACACTCATTAGGGTTCCTAAAGAAGTCCTTGAATGTCTATGTACCCCATGGTTCAACTACAGACGTGGCTCTGGGGCATAAACCAGTGCTGCTTTTGAGTGTTAAACTCTGGCCTCAATcaggctgcagtgcacacaggcTTCTGTCATTCAGTGCCCTGGCCCTCATCTAGTTAGCACCTGGAACTGGGAAACAGAACTCCATTTTTGTAAGGCCTAAGATCTCTACAACCAAAGAATGACAATAGACCAGTAGTTGACCTATTAAACTCCTTCAGGAACACTTGGATATGCACTTCATACACAGACTGCAGCTCTGAGTTAGGGTTAGGTGTGTTTTTGAAAGCCGTATTTTCAAGAGTTTCATTCAGCTAGTCTGCAGTCTTACTGATATGTTCTAGTCTTCATCACAGTATTAACTATTTTCCAGTGTGTACTGCCTACAGTGGACCGTGAAGCTCATCAGAAATAAGCAGCCTTCTGATCTTGGACCTGAGTATATTACCATTtgatgtaaagcgctttgagtggagtgtccagaaaagggctatataagtgtaagctattattattattattattattattattattattattattattattattattattattattattattattactcacCAACAGAGTGCACTGTGGGCTCTCCCTCAGGAGGGTGAAAACATAACATGACTCATAAtcctaattttaattttacataacatttcaaataaaattctGTATTTCAAATATCTGAGCCTTTAAAGAGTGTAAAACCACATAGGTCGCATCTTCACCAGTCTGAGAGCTTGAAATAATTCTAGCCCAAAACATCTGATTTGAAACTATGAAATGCACCATATATTTTAATAGATatcaatatgttttaaaaggcaCCAAGAGAGCATGAAATTGGCTGCAAGAAAATGCTCTTTGAAGAGTCATTGAAAATGGCCAATGTGCAGAGTGACTCACTAATGGCCTTTAATCGCTCCTGCCTGAGGGAGGCAAATGGATATTGAAGAGGGAAAATAGGCAGAGAAAGAAGGGAAACTGGGACAATTTCAGAAGAGATGAGTGAGCTGGACCatctcaaatgtttttttacttgtttccCAATACAGAACAAGAATCCTGAGGCATACGGAGCGTGGTGTGACGAGCTGCCTGGACCCAGCTGCTGCTCGAGTGCCCCAGCCCACACTGGTTGTGGTTCTTTACAGCGCTTCATCTGCACCCTGGAATATAGCCCATCAAATGTATGCCATGTGGGAATAAGAACATTGAAATAGTTACTAATGAGATGAGGCCATTTGGTCTATCTTCTGTAGCCTGTTAGGTAGTTCGAAGTTAATTGAACCAGGaatctcattcagctgtttcttgaaagaagccagtacATCAGTTTCAATAACATGGGTGGGCAGCTtgtcccacactcccacaacccttagtGTACACCTTCCATTCTCAGTTAGAAAGGTACTTCCACAAGTTGTTTCTACTGGTGTCCTCTGGATCGTGTTCTGCATTCAGAAGAAATTTGCAGagctgactttgtcagtgctggtaatgattttaaatacttgtatcACGTCCTCTTGTTATCTTTTCTGTTCCTGAATAAAAAGCAGCAggtcctccagcctgtcaatgtaggacattcctttaaaataAGAATGTATCTGGATGCTCTTCTCTGGTCTCATGCTGGAAATTATGTCCAGAAGTCTATCTGTATGGTTTAGTACCTCTGTCGACTGATGCCTCATGTCGGGACTCTGCCTTTAGCGTGGACTAAAGGCACACCCACAAGAGGCTTGCTTTCAAAGGCATACATGTTCACACAGCTGACTGTACACATGGTGTACTGAACAGTTTACTGCACAGCTGAAGTAAAGTTACCTTCACAGTTTACTATATAGGtatagtattactgtatataactgcACAGTTGAAGACTAAGCTACATTATAGTTTACTACACAATTTCCTACACAGCTGCAGTACAGTTTACTGCACAGCTACATTAGAGTTTCCTACACTGATTACTAACAGCTAGAGTTTACTACACAATACACAACAGTTAATTTATAATTTACTGCACAGCTACAGTAGATTTTACTTCTCTTTACCTCACAACTATGACAAGTTTACTGCACAGTTAACTacgcagctacagtacagtttgctaCCCGTTTTTCTGCACAGTTATAgtacaatttaattatttcaataatttcaatatactgtagttcggatatactgtagttattattatgaggtactgtacagtaggagaAAAACACCGTCGGTAACGCTTTTTTGATAACGATGGTCGTGTTTTGACAGCGAAACCCTTATTTGAAGCGTCAGATCTGATTTTCATTTAAACAGCCTCTCGCAGCCTTTCTCCCTCCCtcacttttctctttttctccgGCTCTGCTTGACTTTCTCCATTCGCCCTCATTTCCTCTCTTTTCCCAAATGTTCTTTGTTCCTGTCTGGgtacctgtgtgtctcatggagagcaaactggggtatgcgaaaagacaaattcctaatgcaagaaattgtatatggccaataaagtgatcttatctcatcTTAAATCTTTCTCTCCTCTTTTCCTGTTCCTTTTGCAGTGGACACACTGGGCGCTGTCTGCCGGGGCTTGGTGCTGAAACACGCCAGAAGAACTCCCCAAAGAACAGGAAGCGATCTGCATAACACAGTGTATTAGTAAACACGGCACACATATAAAGTGCTCATATTCCTCGCTATCAACTAACTTTTCAAAAAGGAAAAAGCGCGTAGATGAGTCGAGCTGTGGATAATTTTATAACACTCGGTGCAGCGAATCCGCAGGCAGCCCGCAGTTCCCGCCTGTGGCAGTGATGTCATTCTCTCGGGGCGGCTCTGGCCCCGGGGGCTCGCTATAAGAATCCCAGGAAGCCCCTCTGCCGCAGACGGAGAGAGCAGCTCAGCATGCTGTCCGCCAGCTCCAGCCTTTCTCTGCGCACTGCGCTCGACAATGTGCTCACCTGGACCAACCTCAAGCCCAGCAAGAGCTCCACCCAGGACAGACCGCTGGCCCGCAACAGAGACATCTTCAGCGTCATGGTCACGCCGGACCGCATCCCCCAGTTCTTCATCCCTTCGCTGGAGGTGGATCACATCTTTGTACACGTTAATCCCGGGGATGGAGGGCAGCCCGGGTGCGCGCAAGAACTGCAGGTCACCAGTGGCGCTAAACCCAGCTGTGCCTCGCCTGAGCCCTGTAGCAGCCGGAGAGAGGCAGTGGCCCGCAGAGAAGCTCTGTGCAAGAAAGCCTTCCTCCCGTCTACTGACGGGTCTCTCTTCACACAGGATCTGGAAAGAGCTGCCGACCACTCCGACCCGGCGACCCGCGCCGCCCTCTCTCTACCGCACCTCGCCAAGATCACCACCCCCTACGGCTTCCTAGCTCTGGGTGAGAGCCCGAACATCCGCAGAAAGGAGTCCCTCTTCTTCGAACAAGACCCCCAGGACATCCGCTCGCTGCTGTCCCACCGAAAAAAGAGCAACTCGCTTTCCCGGAGCCGCTCCTCCCCTGTTGGCGGCTCTGAGCAGCCTCCAACCGGGCAGCAGGAACCCACTTTACAACCCATTCGGTCCAGCCGCTCGGTGTCCTGGGACGCCATCTGCAAAGCCACTTCTTCTACCCCTCCAACTCCCTCTAACTCTCTTTCGCTCACTCCTTGCAACAAGCCGGAGAAAACACGATTCCAAAGCCTGATAAAGAAGCACCTCGCCAGTATCAAGCGCATGCGGTCGGGTAGTTCCACAGGCGAAAAAGCGCCCGCTTCGTTTCGACGGACACGGAGCCAAACTGTGCAGTGAGGCGCTTCCTGCTGCACGGACTGAGACGCACAAAGGGACAAGAACATCACCGACACAGAGAGCAACGAACGCTGCAGTGAAACAGGCCAGAGACTGTACTTCAGCACCGGTCTTTCCCTCCCTGTGGCGGTAAGGGATTTAACCGCGTGCGGCGTGCCCCTCTTACTCACTCACAGCATTTCTACCGCTGCTATTTTAAATTATGTACAGTGAAAATATCTTTCTAAGCTATTTGTTCCAGTGAAACTATTctccacactttttaaaaatgattgtaAAAGTTAAAAGCAGAAATTGGGCTTAGTGTAGTCTCTAATGTTGCTGGTGTGGTAGGTGTAACACATTGCTCCATTAAAAAAGCAACCACACACTTTTTCACATCTGTGATATCTCTTTCTGGATTCATACCTTCAGACTTTTAGAATTACTTTCACAAAAAAGCAAATTGTGCTATGAAAGAAAAGCTTTAAAAGTCTCCATAGGAGACTAACACTAACTCTAATACGTATTAATGaatcaaaaatgttttgcattcaAATGCTTAGTAATTTAAGCCAACCATTCCAAGCCATTTTAGACCAAGAATGTTGGGACATTATGAAGCATGATGACAAAGCTGGTGATGGCTGTCATGGAAACAGAAGAAGACCTTCCCTCTGCccatgtgtcagtgtgtgctgtgTTCTGTTACTGCGCAGGTGCTGCAGGAATCCCAGAATCTCCACGGCTGGGCAGGGCTGGCACAGGGACTCCACCTTTCCTCTGCTCCAGGAGAGCCTTTGACTGCTTCCCAGACACCTGCTGCACCTGTTTGTCTTGTGATAAACACTTTATTAAAGAAACGCCAACATCCTGCCCCCTTGTCTGTTTCTGTGACAATCTGGTGCGAGGACGTGTTTGCTTGGTTGCGGAGGGCAAGTGTGGGTGCCACAGGTTCCTCAGACACAGGCGAGCAGCCGCAGTCGTTGACAGGGCTGCGCTTCTCAGTAAGAGTACACAGGCTGTGTTTCATTGTAAGCATTGTAACTATGAGAACAGCCATACAATACAATTCAGTCTGATTCTGATAGTAAACATTCCCCTGGCAAAGCCTGTTCAGTTAAAATCAGTCTATATTCAGTCATTACAAAGCTTTGCAACATGAACGTGTTTTGCATTCAACTTTCCAGGCTTTCAAATATagtataaagttaaaaaaaacagtcctcTTACACACCGCACCACATTGCAAAAATAATTAGCAGTGAATAATGGCGTAAAAAACATATGAACACAAAAAGCTTCGATGTTTGTAACTGCCGGAAACATTAGAATAAACTGTTGCCCCACACTGAGTGACAGCCCTGGGCTCGTGACACAGCTCCTACAGCTTTTAGcaataaacaataaattatGGCTACATACACACTGTATGTAGTGTGGAAGGTGTACGTCCCAGGTTTGAATTGGGGAATCATTGAACAATGGCCCCAAAGGCCCAAGCCATACAATGCACTTCTAGAGAAAGTCACACAGAGCAGCTGAAGAAACCTCCTTAGATCCGTTGTCTCCTAATTTACTGGAGGAGGTTGAGGCTTCCACCAGCTCACAGAGGCACAGTCCCTGAAATGGCGTGCAGGGGGTTAAAAGTGAGAGCTGTGCACACTGTGACTGAGGAGAAGGGTGTTGACAGCTGTTCATCCTGATTGAGGAGAAGGGTTTGTTGTTTCTGTGCTTATGTACAGCTGTTGCTCCAGGtgtgtttttcttctgcttATCTCAGCCTTTGAGAATTTCTCCCCGTAACATTTCAGTTGCTAGGCTTTATTTTCTATAAAGTGGAGAAGTGGGCGTTATAGCATAAATAACTGAACTCTTGAAATACAAGTATTAAACACCTTGTAGAAAATAGTTAGAAGGAAATTGAcagcaaagaagaaaacatgTCGTGAGGTATGTGAGTAACAAGTTCAGGGACACTGAAGGACCAGTGTAGGGTGTTCCCCCAGCAGCCTTATTTACTGCTGTCCTCTCCTTTCCTGGAGCATCTGCTATGCGCTCACATGGGGCTGCCCTCTTGTTCTGGGCAATCATTTTACCCCCGGTGTACTCCACTGTTCTGAAATGATCCCCTGCCTTTCTCCACTTCATCATAATGAGACAAAAACACAAGCACTGGCTGGTGCACAAGGACGCATTAAAATGGGAATACTTGTATCTGTACAGCAAATCTTTTACTGTACTGCAACTGATCAAACAATGAAGATCATACCAAATACCAAAAAGCCTAATAGTCACCTAACTGGTCACAATTTCAGTGctcaaaatcaatttaaaaagcagGTTACAAAGTGTTTGTACTACTAAGCAATAAAGAGTGACCCACTACAATGGAATGTTCTGTCTTGATCTTGTCCTTGTAAAGTCTTAGGTAACTTTCTCAGAAAGTCCTTTTCTTTGGACTTGAATGCCGGGCAGCTCCTAGGGACCATCACTTAATTCCTTTTGAGCCCTTAGGAGAGAATGACTGTTCTTCAGAGATGTGAGTGTACGTGAAAGAAGAGTTCACATGCAAACCTTTGGAAACATGCAAATCACAGGGTCATGTAAAATGAGATGAAGGTACCTGTAGTTAAcacttgtctttttctttttctgtatgaCTCTACAGCTCAATGTGTTGTGCTGATGATCTCC
Above is a genomic segment from Lepisosteus oculatus isolate fLepOcu1 chromosome 1, fLepOcu1.hap2, whole genome shotgun sequence containing:
- the LOC107077076 gene encoding C2 calcium-dependent domain-containing protein 4C-like, which produces MLSASSSLSLRTALDNVLTWTNLKPSKSSTQDRPLARNRDIFSVMVTPDRIPQFFIPSLEVDHIFVHVNPGDGGQPGCAQELQVTSGAKPSCASPEPCSSRREAVARREALCKKAFLPSTDGSLFTQDLERAADHSDPATRAALSLPHLAKITTPYGFLALGESPNIRRKESLFFEQDPQDIRSLLSHRKKSNSLSRSRSSPVGGSEQPPTGQQEPTLQPIRSSRSVSWDAICKATSSTPPTPSNSLSLTPCNKPEKTRFQSLIKKHLASIKRMRSGSSTGEKAPASFRRTRSQTVQ